One Bos indicus isolate NIAB-ARS_2022 breed Sahiwal x Tharparkar chromosome 10, NIAB-ARS_B.indTharparkar_mat_pri_1.0, whole genome shotgun sequence DNA window includes the following coding sequences:
- the HRH2 gene encoding histamine H2 receptor isoform X4: MAANGTASSSCLDPTAFKVTVTVVLILLILITIAGNVVVCLAVGLNRRLRSLTNCFIVSLAITDLLLGLLVLPFSAFYQLSCQWSFGKVFCNIYTSLDVMLCTASILNLFMISLDRYCAVTDPLRYPVLVTPVRVAVSLVLIWVISITLSFLSIHLEWNSRPENHSDSHTIPKCKVQVNLVYGLVDGLVTFYLPLLVMCITYYRIFRIAREQARRIHNVGPWRAATLREHKATVTLAAVMGAFIVCWLPYFTVFVYRGLRGDSAVDKTVEDVVLWLGYANSALNPVLYAALNRDFRTAYQQLFRCSPAGQDAHRTSLGSNSSQLVRHPGQGPRWPEERPLRLQVWSGTELTAPQGATDR; this comes from the coding sequence ATGGCGGCCAATGGCACAGCCTCATCCTCTTGTCTGGACCCCACCGCGTTCAAGGTCACCGTCACCGTAGTCCTCATCCTCCTCATCCTCATCACCATCGCCGGCAATGTGGTCGTCTGCCTGGCGGTGGGCTTGAACCGCCGGCTCCGCAGCCTGACCAACTGCTTCATTGTGTCCCTGGCCATTACTGACCTGCTCCTCGGCCTCCTGGTGCTGCCCTTCTCTGCCTTCTACCAGCTGTCCTGCCAGTGGAGCTTTGGCAAGGTCTTCTGCAACATCTATACCAGCCTGGATGTCATGCTCTGCACGGCCTCCATCCTCAACCTCTTCATGATCAGCCTTGACAGGTACTGCGCCGTCACGGACCCCCTGCGCTACCCCGTGCTGGTCACCCCGGTCCGGGTCGCCGTCTCCCTGGTCTTAATCTGGGTCATTTCCATCACCCTGTCCTTCCTGTCCATCCACCTGGAATGGAACAGCAGGCCTGAGAACCACAGTGACAGTCACACCATCCCCAAGTGCAAAGTCCAGGTCAACTTGGTGTACGGTCTGGTAGACGGGCTGGTCACCTTCTACCTGCCGCTGCTCGTCATGTGCATTACGTACTACCGCATCTTCAGGATCGCCCGGGAACAGGCCAGGAGGATTCACAACGTCGGCCCGTGGAGGGCAGCCACGCTCAGGGAGCACAAAGCCACGGTGACGCTGGCTGCCGTCATGGGGGCCTTCATCGTCTGCTGGCTCCCCTACTTCACCGTGTTCGTTTACCGGGGGCTGCGAGGGGACAGCGCTGTCGACAAGACCGTGGAAGACGTGGTCCTGTGGCTGGGCTATGCCAACTCGGCCCTGAACCCCGTGCTGTACGCCGCGCTCAACAGAGACTTCCGCACGGCCTACCAGCAGCTCTTCCGCTGCAGCCCCGCCGGCCAGGACGCGCACAGGACTTCTCTGGGGTCCAACAGCTCTCAGCTGGTGAGGCATCCGGGCCAGGGACCCAGGTGGCCGGAAGAGAGGCCCCTGAGGCTCCAGGTGTGGAGTGGGACTGAGCTCACGGCCCCCCAGGGAGCCACAGACAGGTAA
- the HRH2 gene encoding histamine H2 receptor isoform X3 — MAANGTASSSCLDPTAFKVTVTVVLILLILITIAGNVVVCLAVGLNRRLRSLTNCFIVSLAITDLLLGLLVLPFSAFYQLSCQWSFGKVFCNIYTSLDVMLCTASILNLFMISLDRYCAVTDPLRYPVLVTPVRVAVSLVLIWVISITLSFLSIHLEWNSRPENHSDSHTIPKCKVQVNLVYGLVDGLVTFYLPLLVMCITYYRIFRIAREQARRIHNVGPWRAATLREHKATVTLAAVMGAFIVCWLPYFTVFVYRGLRGDSAVDKTVEDVVLWLGYANSALNPVLYAALNRDFRTAYQQLFRCSPAGQDAHRTSLGSNSSQLVRHPGQGPRWPEERPLRLQVWSGTELTAPQGATDREFGE; from the exons ATGGCGGCCAATGGCACAGCCTCATCCTCTTGTCTGGACCCCACCGCGTTCAAGGTCACCGTCACCGTAGTCCTCATCCTCCTCATCCTCATCACCATCGCCGGCAATGTGGTCGTCTGCCTGGCGGTGGGCTTGAACCGCCGGCTCCGCAGCCTGACCAACTGCTTCATTGTGTCCCTGGCCATTACTGACCTGCTCCTCGGCCTCCTGGTGCTGCCCTTCTCTGCCTTCTACCAGCTGTCCTGCCAGTGGAGCTTTGGCAAGGTCTTCTGCAACATCTATACCAGCCTGGATGTCATGCTCTGCACGGCCTCCATCCTCAACCTCTTCATGATCAGCCTTGACAGGTACTGCGCCGTCACGGACCCCCTGCGCTACCCCGTGCTGGTCACCCCGGTCCGGGTCGCCGTCTCCCTGGTCTTAATCTGGGTCATTTCCATCACCCTGTCCTTCCTGTCCATCCACCTGGAATGGAACAGCAGGCCTGAGAACCACAGTGACAGTCACACCATCCCCAAGTGCAAAGTCCAGGTCAACTTGGTGTACGGTCTGGTAGACGGGCTGGTCACCTTCTACCTGCCGCTGCTCGTCATGTGCATTACGTACTACCGCATCTTCAGGATCGCCCGGGAACAGGCCAGGAGGATTCACAACGTCGGCCCGTGGAGGGCAGCCACGCTCAGGGAGCACAAAGCCACGGTGACGCTGGCTGCCGTCATGGGGGCCTTCATCGTCTGCTGGCTCCCCTACTTCACCGTGTTCGTTTACCGGGGGCTGCGAGGGGACAGCGCTGTCGACAAGACCGTGGAAGACGTGGTCCTGTGGCTGGGCTATGCCAACTCGGCCCTGAACCCCGTGCTGTACGCCGCGCTCAACAGAGACTTCCGCACGGCCTACCAGCAGCTCTTCCGCTGCAGCCCCGCCGGCCAGGACGCGCACAGGACTTCTCTGGGGTCCAACAGCTCTCAGCTGGTGAGGCATCCGGGCCAGGGACCCAGGTGGCCGGAAGAGAGGCCCCTGAGGCTCCAGGTGTGGAGTGGGACTGAGCTCACGGCCCCCCAGGGAGCCACAGACAG AGAGTTTGGGGAGTGA
- the HRH2 gene encoding histamine H2 receptor isoform X2 — translation MAANGTASSSCLDPTAFKVTVTVVLILLILITIAGNVVVCLAVGLNRRLRSLTNCFIVSLAITDLLLGLLVLPFSAFYQLSCQWSFGKVFCNIYTSLDVMLCTASILNLFMISLDRYCAVTDPLRYPVLVTPVRVAVSLVLIWVISITLSFLSIHLEWNSRPENHSDSHTIPKCKVQVNLVYGLVDGLVTFYLPLLVMCITYYRIFRIAREQARRIHNVGPWRAATLREHKATVTLAAVMGAFIVCWLPYFTVFVYRGLRGDSAVDKTVEDVVLWLGYANSALNPVLYAALNRDFRTAYQQLFRCSPAGQDAHRTSLGSNSSQLVRHPGQGPRWPEERPLRLQVWSGTELTAPQGATDRNPARSSTGCSSNLLSCCKSLWALRFLQRHEGGPWGEQPGAPLSEEPPTAPAQESVRTLPS, via the exons ATGGCGGCCAATGGCACAGCCTCATCCTCTTGTCTGGACCCCACCGCGTTCAAGGTCACCGTCACCGTAGTCCTCATCCTCCTCATCCTCATCACCATCGCCGGCAATGTGGTCGTCTGCCTGGCGGTGGGCTTGAACCGCCGGCTCCGCAGCCTGACCAACTGCTTCATTGTGTCCCTGGCCATTACTGACCTGCTCCTCGGCCTCCTGGTGCTGCCCTTCTCTGCCTTCTACCAGCTGTCCTGCCAGTGGAGCTTTGGCAAGGTCTTCTGCAACATCTATACCAGCCTGGATGTCATGCTCTGCACGGCCTCCATCCTCAACCTCTTCATGATCAGCCTTGACAGGTACTGCGCCGTCACGGACCCCCTGCGCTACCCCGTGCTGGTCACCCCGGTCCGGGTCGCCGTCTCCCTGGTCTTAATCTGGGTCATTTCCATCACCCTGTCCTTCCTGTCCATCCACCTGGAATGGAACAGCAGGCCTGAGAACCACAGTGACAGTCACACCATCCCCAAGTGCAAAGTCCAGGTCAACTTGGTGTACGGTCTGGTAGACGGGCTGGTCACCTTCTACCTGCCGCTGCTCGTCATGTGCATTACGTACTACCGCATCTTCAGGATCGCCCGGGAACAGGCCAGGAGGATTCACAACGTCGGCCCGTGGAGGGCAGCCACGCTCAGGGAGCACAAAGCCACGGTGACGCTGGCTGCCGTCATGGGGGCCTTCATCGTCTGCTGGCTCCCCTACTTCACCGTGTTCGTTTACCGGGGGCTGCGAGGGGACAGCGCTGTCGACAAGACCGTGGAAGACGTGGTCCTGTGGCTGGGCTATGCCAACTCGGCCCTGAACCCCGTGCTGTACGCCGCGCTCAACAGAGACTTCCGCACGGCCTACCAGCAGCTCTTCCGCTGCAGCCCCGCCGGCCAGGACGCGCACAGGACTTCTCTGGGGTCCAACAGCTCTCAGCTGGTGAGGCATCCGGGCCAGGGACCCAGGTGGCCGGAAGAGAGGCCCCTGAGGCTCCAGGTGTGGAGTGGGACTGAGCTCACGGCCCCCCAGGGAGCCACAGACAG GAATCCAGCACGGTCCAGCACGGGGTGCTCCAGCAACCTTCTCAGCTGCTGCAAGAGCCTTTGGGCGCTTAGGTTCCTCCAGAGACACGAGGGAGGCCCCTGGGGGGAGCAGCCAGGGGCGCCACTGTCAGAGGAGCCGCCAACAGCACCCGCCCAGGAATCGGTGAGGACGCTGCCCTCCTAG